A stretch of the Bacillus anthracis str. Vollum genome encodes the following:
- the lepA gene encoding elongation factor 4: MNKEERAKRQSKIRNFSIIAHIDHGKSTLADRILEKTNALTQREMKAQLLDSMDLERERGITIKLNAVQLNYKAKDGEEYILHLIDTPGHVDFTYEVSRSLAACEGAILVVDAAQGIEAQTLANVYLALDNNLEILPVINKIDLPSADPERVRQEVEDVIGLDASEAVLASAKAGIGIEEILEQIVEKVPAPTGDSEEPLQCMIFDSLYDPYRGVIAYIRVVNGTVKVGDKVRMMATGKEFEVTEVGVFTPKTTQRDELTVGDVGFLAASIKNVGDTRVGDTITHAKRPAAEPLAGYRKLNPMVFCGLYPIDSARYNDLRDALEKLELNDSALEFEPETSQALGFGFRCGFLGLLHMEILQERIEREFKIDLITTAPSVIYKVFLTNGEDMIVDNPSNMPDPQTIDRVEEPFVKAAIMVPNDYVGAVMEICQGKRGTFIDMQYLDETRVTLTYEIPLSEIVYDFFDQLKSNTKGYASFDYELIGYKPSKLVKMDILLNSEQVDALSFIVHRDSAYDRGKVIVEKLKELIPRQQFEVPIQATIGNKVVARSTIKAMRKNVLAKCYGGDISRKRKLLDKQKEGKKRMKSVGSVEVPQEAFMAVLKMDDN, from the coding sequence ATGAACAAAGAAGAAAGAGCAAAAAGACAGTCCAAAATTCGTAATTTCTCTATCATTGCTCATATTGACCACGGAAAGTCAACGTTAGCAGACCGTATTTTAGAGAAAACAAACGCGTTAACACAACGTGAAATGAAAGCTCAGTTGCTTGACTCTATGGATTTAGAGCGTGAGCGTGGTATTACAATTAAATTAAACGCAGTACAATTAAACTATAAAGCAAAAGACGGCGAAGAATATATTCTTCACTTAATTGATACACCAGGACACGTCGACTTTACGTACGAAGTATCTCGTAGTTTAGCGGCTTGTGAAGGTGCGATTCTTGTAGTAGATGCAGCGCAAGGTATTGAAGCGCAAACGTTAGCAAACGTATACTTAGCGCTTGATAACAATTTAGAAATTTTACCGGTTATTAATAAAATCGACTTACCAAGTGCAGACCCAGAGCGTGTACGCCAAGAAGTAGAAGATGTAATTGGATTAGATGCATCAGAAGCTGTACTTGCTTCTGCAAAAGCTGGGATTGGTATTGAAGAGATTTTAGAACAAATCGTTGAAAAAGTACCAGCACCAACAGGTGATTCAGAAGAACCGTTACAATGTATGATCTTTGACTCTTTATATGATCCATACCGCGGTGTAATTGCGTATATCCGTGTTGTAAATGGAACGGTAAAAGTTGGCGATAAAGTACGTATGATGGCAACTGGAAAAGAATTTGAAGTAACAGAAGTAGGTGTATTTACACCGAAAACTACGCAACGTGACGAGTTAACAGTAGGTGATGTAGGTTTCTTAGCGGCATCGATTAAAAATGTTGGTGATACACGCGTTGGTGATACGATTACACACGCGAAACGTCCGGCAGCTGAGCCGTTAGCAGGTTATCGTAAATTAAATCCAATGGTATTCTGTGGTTTATATCCGATTGATTCTGCACGTTATAACGACTTACGTGATGCGTTAGAAAAATTAGAATTAAACGATTCTGCACTTGAGTTTGAACCAGAAACATCTCAAGCGCTAGGATTTGGTTTCCGTTGTGGATTCTTAGGACTTCTTCATATGGAAATCCTTCAAGAACGTATTGAACGTGAATTTAAGATTGATTTAATTACAACAGCGCCAAGCGTTATTTATAAAGTATTCTTAACAAATGGTGAAGACATGATTGTCGATAACCCGTCTAATATGCCGGATCCACAAACAATTGATCGTGTTGAAGAGCCATTTGTTAAAGCTGCAATTATGGTTCCGAACGACTATGTTGGAGCTGTAATGGAAATTTGCCAAGGTAAACGCGGAACATTTATTGATATGCAATATTTAGATGAAACGCGTGTTACATTGACATATGAAATCCCGTTATCAGAAATCGTATATGACTTCTTCGATCAGTTGAAATCAAATACGAAAGGATATGCATCATTTGATTATGAGTTAATTGGTTACAAACCATCTAAACTTGTAAAAATGGATATTCTTTTAAATTCTGAGCAAGTCGATGCTCTATCATTTATCGTACACCGTGATTCAGCGTATGACCGTGGTAAAGTAATCGTAGAAAAATTAAAAGAATTAATTCCAAGACAGCAGTTCGAAGTGCCAATTCAAGCGACTATCGGAAACAAAGTTGTAGCGCGTTCTACAATTAAGGCGATGCGTAAAAACGTACTTGCGAAATGTTACGGTGGTGACATTTCTCGTAAGCGTAAACTTCTTGACAAGCAAAAAGAAGGTAAAAAACGTATGAAGTCTGTTGGTTCTGTAGAAGTACCGCAAGAAGCATTCATGGCTGTACTGAAAATGGATGACAACTAA